A genomic segment from Neisseria perflava encodes:
- a CDS encoding helix-turn-helix domain-containing protein has protein sequence MKSEILKQFGKHVRYLRQLQDLSQEALAEKVNMYRTYIGMIERGERNPALLNLIRLASALDISLPELLRAMLMTGTVIMNLTDSYGFLGLRNI, from the coding sequence ATGAAATCAGAAATTTTAAAACAATTTGGCAAACATGTTCGTTATTTAAGACAACTCCAGGATTTAAGTCAGGAAGCATTGGCTGAAAAAGTGAATATGTACCGGACTTATATCGGAATGATAGAACGTGGAGAGCGTAACCCCGCCCTATTAAATCTTATTCGTTTGGCTAGCGCATTAGATATTTCTTTGCCTGAACTTTTAAGGGCTATGTTAATGACGGGAACTGTGATAATGAATCTAACTGATTCGTATGGTTTTTTGGGTCTTCGGAATATATAG
- the adhE gene encoding bifunctional acetaldehyde-CoA/alcohol dehydrogenase encodes MNASADNVVSPAVAEVNSLVDKGLRALDEFLKLDQEQIDFIVAKASIAALDKHGVLAMHAVEETGRGVFEDKATKNLFACENVVRRLRDLKTVGVISENDVTGITEIADPVGVVCGIVPTTNPTSTTIFKSLIALKTRNPIIFSFHPSAQQCSAHAARIVRDAAIAAGAPENCIQWIEKPSMEGTSALMKHPGVATILATGGNAMVEAAYSCGKPALGVGAGNVPAYVEKTADIKQVAHDIVMSKSFDNGMVCASEQAVIADKEIYKELAEEFKSYGVYFANKKEKAMLEEFIFGVTANCVSCGGAKLNSAVVGKPATWIAEQAGFKVPEKTNIIIAECREVGPNEPLTREKLSPVLAMIKADSTEQGLKFAEEMVAFDGLGHSAAIHTANEELVKTFGSRVKALRVIWNSPSTFGGIGDVYNAFLPSLTLGCGSYGKNAVGGNVSAVNLLNIKKVGRRRNNMQWFKVPAKIYFERDSIQYLQDMKDCEKVMIVTDRSMVDLGFVDKITHQLHQRKNKVTIQLFTDVEADPSVQTVYKGTDLMRSFQPDTIIALGGGSPMDAAKAMWLFYEQPQVDFEDLVQKFMDIRKRAFRFPELGRKAKFIGIPTTSGTGSEVTPFTVISDGDKKYPIADYSLTPTISIVDPAFTMTVPAGVTADTGLDVLTHAVEAYVSVLANDFTDGLALQAIKLVFQYLERSYKHGAADPEAREHMHNASTIAGMAFANAFLGINHSMAHKIGGKYHVPHGRANAILLPHVIRYNGTRPQKTATWPKYNYYKADLKYQEIARTLGLPCSTPVEGVESFARACHELAVNVGIKMSLKEQGIDEKTFLDGRKELAMMSFEDQCTPANPRLAMVADMEEILTKAYYGE; translated from the coding sequence ATGAACGCATCAGCCGACAACGTCGTCAGCCCAGCCGTAGCCGAGGTAAACAGCCTGGTTGACAAGGGTTTACGGGCATTGGACGAGTTTCTTAAGCTCGATCAGGAGCAGATTGACTTTATTGTGGCCAAAGCCTCTATCGCCGCGCTGGACAAACATGGTGTGCTCGCCATGCACGCGGTGGAAGAAACGGGACGCGGCGTGTTTGAAGATAAGGCGACGAAAAACCTGTTTGCCTGCGAAAACGTCGTGCGCCGCCTGCGCGATTTGAAAACCGTAGGCGTCATCAGCGAAAACGATGTAACCGGTATTACTGAAATTGCCGATCCGGTCGGCGTGGTTTGCGGTATCGTGCCGACCACCAATCCGACCTCCACCACCATTTTCAAATCCTTGATTGCGCTGAAAACCCGCAATCCGATTATTTTCTCGTTCCATCCGTCCGCCCAGCAGTGTTCCGCCCATGCAGCGCGTATCGTGCGCGATGCGGCGATTGCGGCCGGTGCGCCGGAAAACTGTATCCAGTGGATTGAAAAGCCGTCTATGGAAGGCACTTCCGCGCTGATGAAGCATCCGGGCGTGGCAACGATTTTGGCGACAGGCGGCAATGCGATGGTGGAAGCCGCGTATTCTTGCGGCAAACCTGCGCTCGGCGTCGGGGCGGGCAACGTACCTGCTTATGTTGAAAAAACGGCGGACATCAAACAGGTAGCACACGATATTGTGATGTCGAAATCTTTCGACAACGGCATGGTGTGCGCCAGCGAGCAAGCGGTGATTGCCGATAAAGAGATTTACAAAGAGTTGGCCGAAGAATTCAAATCCTACGGCGTGTACTTTGCCAACAAAAAAGAAAAAGCCATGCTTGAAGAGTTTATCTTCGGCGTAACGGCGAATTGCGTCAGCTGCGGCGGTGCGAAACTCAATTCTGCGGTAGTGGGCAAACCGGCAACATGGATTGCTGAGCAGGCCGGGTTTAAAGTACCTGAAAAAACCAACATCATCATCGCCGAATGCCGAGAAGTCGGCCCGAACGAGCCGCTGACCCGCGAAAAACTTTCGCCTGTTTTGGCCATGATTAAGGCGGATTCGACCGAACAAGGTTTGAAGTTCGCCGAAGAAATGGTTGCCTTTGACGGCTTGGGACACTCCGCCGCCATCCATACCGCTAACGAAGAATTGGTCAAAACGTTCGGCTCCCGCGTCAAAGCCCTACGCGTGATTTGGAATTCGCCTTCCACCTTCGGCGGCATCGGCGACGTGTACAACGCCTTCCTGCCTTCTCTGACCCTCGGTTGCGGCTCTTACGGTAAAAACGCCGTCGGCGGCAACGTCAGCGCAGTCAATCTGTTAAACATCAAAAAAGTAGGCCGTCGGAGAAACAACATGCAATGGTTCAAAGTGCCCGCCAAAATCTATTTTGAACGAGATTCCATCCAATATCTGCAAGACATGAAAGACTGCGAAAAAGTCATGATTGTGACCGACCGTTCGATGGTTGATCTGGGCTTTGTCGATAAAATCACCCACCAACTGCATCAACGCAAAAACAAAGTGACCATCCAGCTGTTTACCGATGTTGAAGCCGATCCGAGCGTCCAAACCGTCTATAAAGGCACGGATTTGATGCGCAGCTTCCAGCCCGACACCATTATCGCGCTGGGCGGCGGCTCGCCGATGGACGCGGCTAAAGCCATGTGGCTCTTCTACGAGCAGCCGCAAGTCGATTTTGAAGACTTGGTGCAAAAATTCATGGACATCCGAAAACGCGCGTTCCGCTTCCCTGAATTGGGCCGCAAAGCCAAATTTATCGGCATCCCTACCACATCGGGCACAGGCTCCGAAGTGACACCGTTTACCGTCATCAGCGATGGCGACAAAAAATATCCGATTGCCGACTACTCGCTGACACCGACCATTTCGATTGTCGATCCTGCGTTTACCATGACCGTTCCGGCAGGCGTAACCGCCGACACCGGTTTGGACGTACTGACTCACGCCGTAGAAGCATACGTTTCCGTACTGGCGAACGATTTTACAGACGGCCTCGCCCTGCAAGCCATCAAGCTCGTGTTCCAATACCTCGAACGCTCCTACAAACACGGTGCGGCTGATCCCGAAGCGCGCGAGCATATGCACAATGCCTCCACCATCGCAGGCATGGCGTTTGCCAATGCGTTCTTGGGTATCAACCACTCGATGGCACACAAAATCGGCGGCAAATATCACGTTCCGCACGGTCGTGCCAACGCCATCCTGCTGCCGCACGTCATCCGCTACAACGGTACGCGTCCGCAGAAAACCGCCACTTGGCCGAAGTACAACTACTACAAAGCCGACCTGAAATATCAAGAAATCGCCCGTACTTTAGGCTTGCCATGCAGCACACCGGTAGAAGGTGTCGAATCCTTCGCCCGCGCCTGCCACGAACTGGCGGTCAACGTCGGCATCAAAATGTCGTTGAAAGAGCAGGGCATCGATGAGAAAACCTTCCTCGACGGCAGAAAAGAGCTGGCCATGATGTCTTTTGAAGACCAATGCACCCCGGCCAACCCACGCCTCGCCATGGTGGCCGATATGGAAGAAATCCTGACCAAAGCCTACTACGGCGAATAA
- the merR gene encoding Hg(II)-responsive transcriptional regulator, with the protein MIYRISEFADKCGVNKETIRYYERKNLLQEPHRTEAGYRIYSYDDVKRVGFIKRIQELGFSLSEIYKLLGVVDKDEVRCQDMFEFVSKKQKEVQKQIEDLKRIETMLDDLKQRCPDEKQLHSCPIIETLT; encoded by the coding sequence ATGATTTATCGCATTAGTGAGTTTGCAGATAAATGTGGAGTTAATAAAGAAACGATCAGATATTACGAGCGAAAAAATTTATTACAAGAACCTCACCGAACGGAAGCTGGTTATCGGATATATTCATATGATGACGTTAAGCGTGTTGGGTTTATTAAACGAATACAGGAACTTGGTTTCTCTTTAAGCGAGATTTATAAATTACTTGGTGTTGTAGATAAAGATGAAGTTCGTTGTCAAGATATGTTCGAATTTGTTTCTAAAAAACAAAAGGAAGTGCAAAAACAAATAGAGGATTTAAAACGAATTGAAACTATGTTAGACGACTTAAAACAACGATGTCCAGATGAAAAGCAATTACATTCGTGTCCAATAATAGAAACATTAACATGA
- a CDS encoding MFS transporter, which yields MDILTRLHNLPPSRFHYKLLVLVGIGWLFDAMDTGLVSFVLPALGKDWALAPAQLGWIVSIAFVGMALGAVFSGWLADRFGRKTVFAGTMVVYSIATGLCAIAPDLTVLLVCRFFVGVGLGGQLPVAVSLVSEYAPPKVRGRFIVLLESFWGLGWLSAALVSYFFIPQTGWHSAFLFGALPLFYVPLVLKFVPESVPYLLSRGKTDEAHRLVSALEIQSGITPPTEAVAAPAAPRERIRFFQLWQHPFARRTLMMWLVWFGIVFSYYGIFTWLPKLLVEQGNTVVKTFEYVLVMIVAQLPGYIAAAALVERIGRKATLAGFLAACAVCAWFFGQSTTAAEVMIWGSLMSFFNLGAWGVLYTYTPELYPLRFRAFASGWAGAIGRIGGILAPIVVAAMVGNSGGFGNIFMMFALVMLLIVAVILVLGEETKGRTLEDISQ from the coding sequence ATGGATATTCTGACGCGGCTGCACAATCTGCCGCCCTCCCGCTTTCATTACAAACTTCTGGTTTTGGTCGGCATAGGTTGGCTGTTTGATGCCATGGATACAGGCTTGGTGTCGTTTGTATTGCCGGCTTTGGGCAAAGATTGGGCGTTGGCTCCGGCGCAGTTGGGTTGGATTGTCAGCATTGCCTTTGTCGGCATGGCTCTGGGTGCGGTATTCAGCGGCTGGCTGGCGGACAGGTTCGGACGGAAAACCGTTTTTGCCGGCACGATGGTGGTGTACAGCATTGCCACAGGTTTGTGCGCAATTGCGCCTGATTTGACGGTTTTGTTGGTGTGCCGCTTTTTTGTCGGCGTCGGCTTGGGCGGCCAACTGCCCGTCGCCGTGTCGCTGGTCAGCGAATATGCACCGCCGAAAGTACGCGGCCGTTTTATTGTATTGCTGGAAAGCTTTTGGGGCTTGGGCTGGCTCTCGGCCGCGCTGGTGTCTTATTTCTTTATTCCGCAGACCGGCTGGCACAGCGCGTTTTTATTCGGCGCCTTGCCCCTGTTTTATGTGCCGTTGGTGTTGAAATTCGTTCCTGAATCCGTGCCTTACCTGCTTTCCCGCGGCAAAACCGATGAAGCGCACCGTTTGGTATCCGCGCTGGAAATTCAATCGGGCATCACGCCGCCGACAGAAGCCGTTGCTGCACCGGCTGCCCCGCGCGAACGCATCCGCTTCTTCCAACTTTGGCAACATCCGTTTGCACGGCGTACGCTGATGATGTGGCTGGTTTGGTTCGGCATCGTGTTTTCGTATTACGGCATTTTTACTTGGTTGCCCAAACTGCTGGTCGAGCAGGGCAATACCGTGGTCAAAACCTTTGAATATGTGCTGGTAATGATTGTTGCGCAACTGCCCGGCTATATTGCCGCCGCGGCTTTGGTGGAAAGAATCGGCCGCAAAGCAACGCTGGCAGGCTTTTTGGCCGCGTGCGCCGTGTGCGCATGGTTTTTCGGGCAAAGCACCACTGCTGCCGAAGTCATGATTTGGGGCAGCCTGATGTCCTTCTTCAACTTGGGCGCATGGGGCGTTTTGTACACCTACACCCCTGAGCTCTACCCCTTGCGCTTCCGTGCTTTCGCATCCGGCTGGGCAGGCGCCATCGGCCGCATCGGCGGCATACTCGCGCCCATAGTGGTGGCGGCGATGGTGGGCAACAGCGGCGGCTTCGGCAATATCTTTATGATGTTCGCGCTGGTTATGCTGCTGATTGTGGCGGTAATCTTGGTATTGGGTGAAGAAACCAAAGGCCGTACGCTGGAAGACATCAGCCAATAA